One segment of Streptomyces sp. NBC_00576 DNA contains the following:
- a CDS encoding DUF2617 family protein has protein sequence MLTTLNTAYTDTRAADLAWALGREPLPALATLDLELADAKLQLRLLGASHQVLLEERQSSCSETVACIPGSSTPLPLGVAKRVGNWEYEFAARVEVLSPESFAGRAQELLALVADHPNGLAGVFPGSPHAFTAMLAQRHEGQVHWRTWHAYPQDGQLVATRTRVGVRVAAASPRGRGGARAAATPRFSA, from the coding sequence ATGCTCACGACCCTCAACACCGCCTACACCGACACGCGCGCGGCCGACCTCGCCTGGGCCCTGGGCCGGGAGCCGCTGCCCGCCCTCGCCACCCTCGACCTCGAACTCGCGGACGCAAAACTCCAGTTGAGACTCCTCGGCGCCTCCCACCAGGTGCTCCTGGAGGAGCGACAGAGCAGTTGTTCGGAGACGGTCGCGTGTATCCCGGGTTCCAGCACCCCCCTCCCGCTCGGCGTGGCCAAACGGGTCGGGAACTGGGAGTACGAGTTCGCGGCGAGAGTCGAGGTCCTGTCGCCGGAGTCGTTCGCGGGACGCGCCCAGGAACTGCTGGCCCTGGTAGCCGACCATCCGAACGGCCTGGCGGGTGTCTTCCCCGGCAGTCCGCACGCCTTCACCGCGATGCTGGCCCAGCGGCACGAGGGGCAGGTGCACTGGCGGACCTGGCACGCCTATCCGCAGGACGGGCAGCTGGTCGCGACCAGGACGCGGGTGGGGGTACGGGTGGCGGCGGCTTCTCCGAGGGGCCGGGGCGGAGCCCGGGCGGCGGCCACACCGAGATTCTCAGCGTAA
- a CDS encoding polyamine aminopropyltransferase: protein MIEPHVPAPPGSPPSWGSPSSWDSPARLPVRPGTGRFLVLAGVFVCAACGLVYELELVALASYLIGDSVTQASVVLSVMVFAMGIGSLAAKRLRCRAAAGFGAVEAALALVGGCSAMALYAVFAWTGDWGGLWANGPRVLLVTFSLAIGLLIGAEVPLLMELIQRIRRQDAGGAVADLFAADYVGALVGGLAFPFLLLPWLGQLTGALLTGSVNALVGGALVLGLFRRDLTRRGRWLLVVANVTVIAILAAAAVLVDDFERAARHAVYGDDVRVALRTGVQEIVLTGGTDGRPLNLFLDGRLRVGGRDERRYHEALVHPAMNGPHARVLVLGGGDGLATREVLRYLGVRRVDVVELDAGVVRLARLDPALAALNAHAFDDPRVHVTTADAFGLLRGARAAYDVVVSDLPDPGITASTKLYSQEFYGLARQVLTDGGRLVVHGGPVSSRPRAFWTVETTIRAAGLHTAPYRVSGRAAGFAAGPDRTASGAARTPRDWGFVLATAGPPAPRLRLDGATGPRLRTLTQAALAADARAAARMRVAGLRASTLVHPRY from the coding sequence GTGATCGAACCGCACGTGCCGGCGCCGCCGGGCAGCCCCCCGTCCTGGGGCAGTCCCTCGTCCTGGGACAGCCCCGCGCGGCTGCCCGTCCGGCCCGGCACCGGCCGGTTCCTGGTCCTCGCCGGGGTCTTCGTCTGTGCGGCCTGTGGACTGGTGTACGAACTGGAACTCGTCGCGCTCGCCTCGTACCTGATCGGCGACTCGGTCACCCAGGCGTCCGTCGTCCTCTCCGTGATGGTGTTCGCGATGGGCATCGGCTCGCTCGCCGCGAAGCGCCTGCGCTGCCGCGCCGCAGCAGGCTTCGGCGCGGTCGAGGCGGCACTCGCGCTCGTCGGCGGGTGCAGCGCGATGGCCCTGTACGCGGTGTTCGCGTGGACCGGCGACTGGGGCGGCCTGTGGGCGAACGGCCCCCGGGTGCTGCTGGTGACCTTCTCGCTCGCCATCGGGCTGCTCATCGGCGCCGAGGTGCCGCTGCTCATGGAGCTGATCCAGCGCATCCGCCGACAGGACGCGGGCGGCGCCGTCGCCGACCTGTTCGCCGCCGACTACGTCGGCGCACTGGTCGGAGGGCTGGCCTTCCCCTTTCTCCTGCTCCCCTGGCTGGGCCAGCTCACCGGCGCCCTGCTCACCGGCTCGGTCAACGCGCTGGTCGGCGGCGCCCTCGTCCTCGGCCTGTTCCGGCGGGACCTCACCCGGCGCGGACGCTGGCTGCTGGTGGTGGCGAACGTGACCGTGATCGCGATCCTGGCCGCCGCGGCCGTACTCGTCGACGACTTCGAACGCGCCGCCCGCCACGCGGTGTACGGCGACGACGTACGCGTGGCGCTGCGGACCGGCGTACAGGAGATCGTTCTCACCGGCGGCACGGACGGCCGGCCGCTGAACCTGTTCCTGGACGGCCGGCTGCGGGTCGGCGGGCGCGACGAGCGGCGCTACCACGAGGCGCTCGTCCACCCCGCGATGAACGGCCCGCACGCGCGCGTGCTCGTCCTCGGCGGCGGCGACGGGCTCGCCACGCGGGAGGTGTTGCGGTATCTGGGCGTACGGCGGGTGGACGTCGTCGAACTCGACGCGGGCGTGGTGCGGCTGGCGCGCCTGGACCCGGCCCTCGCCGCCCTGAACGCGCACGCGTTCGACGACCCACGCGTCCATGTGACGACGGCGGACGCCTTCGGGCTGCTGCGCGGCGCGCGGGCCGCGTACGACGTGGTCGTCTCGGATCTGCCGGATCCCGGCATCACGGCGAGTACGAAGCTCTACTCGCAGGAGTTCTACGGGCTGGCCCGGCAGGTGCTGACCGACGGCGGCCGGCTGGTCGTGCACGGCGGGCCGGTCTCCTCCCGGCCACGCGCGTTCTGGACCGTCGAGACGACCATCCGGGCCGCAGGACTCCACACGGCGCCCTACCGCGTGTCCGGCCGTGCCGCCGGCTTCGCGGCCGGACCGGACCGTACGGCGTCGGGGGCGGCGCGGACCCCGCGGGACTGGGGGTTCGTGCTGGCGACGGCCGGGCCGCCCGCCCCCCGGCTGCGGTTGGACGGGGCGACCGGGCCTCGGCTGCGGACACTCACCCAGGCGGCGCTGGCGGCGGACGCGCGGGCCGCCGCGCGGATGCGTGTGGCGGGGTTGCGGGCTTCGACGTTGGTGCATCCGCGGTACTGA
- a CDS encoding carbon monoxide dehydrogenase subunit G, with translation MDHEVFVPVPVERLREVLADPARIARAVPGLQQDAGTEPAASGVAGRLKVRISGHTITYRGSLRVAVVGGQDDGEYAYVVEGDAVEARGGGAVKLALTLRVRGVESADADAGEGEGGSALVFGGTVTADGRVSELPADAVAAAGVRLLRRFGENLGEVAGEREEPPAVAEIQVPDADVPDVPDVPDVPGGLDDDQINEGAEVPERFVAADEPPAEAAHARRTMIGRSAEEVDHAPPRGRYAPVPPPEQVVANMTLRWAAPAAALVVASAIVVGRVLRKRR, from the coding sequence ATGGACCATGAGGTGTTCGTTCCGGTTCCGGTAGAGCGGCTGAGGGAAGTACTCGCCGACCCCGCGCGCATCGCCCGTGCGGTCCCCGGGCTCCAGCAGGACGCGGGCACCGAACCTGCCGCCTCCGGGGTCGCCGGGCGGCTGAAGGTGCGTATCTCGGGGCACACGATCACGTATCGCGGGTCCTTGCGGGTCGCTGTCGTGGGCGGCCAGGACGACGGGGAGTACGCGTACGTCGTGGAGGGCGACGCCGTCGAGGCGCGTGGGGGCGGCGCGGTGAAGCTGGCGCTGACGTTGCGCGTGCGGGGAGTTGAGAGCGCGGACGCGGACGCGGGGGAAGGTGAGGGCGGGTCCGCGTTGGTGTTCGGGGGCACGGTGACGGCGGACGGGCGAGTGAGCGAGCTTCCCGCGGATGCTGTGGCTGCGGCGGGGGTGCGGTTGCTGCGGCGGTTCGGGGAGAACCTGGGGGAGGTCGCGGGGGAGCGCGAGGAGCCTCCGGCGGTTGCGGAGATTCAGGTTCCCGACGCCGACGTTCCCGACGTTCCCGATGTTCCTGACGTTCCCGGCGGGCTCGACGACGATCAGATCAACGAGGGCGCTGAGGTGCCCGAGCGGTTCGTGGCCGCCGATGAGCCGCCCGCCGAGGCCGCGCATGCGCGACGGACGATGATCGGGCGCAGCGCGGAGGAAGTGGACCATGCGCCGCCCCGGGGCCGGTACGCCCCTGTGCCGCCGCCGGAGCAGGTGGTGGCGAACATGACGCTGAGGTGGGCTGCGCCGGCTGCGGCGTTGGTGGTGGCGTCGGCGATCGTGGTGGGGCGGGTGCTGAGGAAGCGGCGCTGA